Proteins co-encoded in one Cardiocondyla obscurior isolate alpha-2009 linkage group LG24, Cobs3.1, whole genome shotgun sequence genomic window:
- the LOC139111531 gene encoding uncharacterized protein: protein MWNRKVFIRIVEVLLCVACVVALRVTDDESRRVFHYLRNRSREWSLLNNVTWGAIGAALATATCGGYIIVTTGLLIGSATGELRGRKTEFFLLALGVILFGIVGALSLASIDSVPEDLVDNAAVLGALCLVTALVFIGDLLMSPPRQKDKQDKAQIIEKDSEKRVTPVVTAEDARKGKPTVVKISEDENGRVNDAFQKADDRDHARSQQESSGAHPQDARDDRRGDQEPRESFENGRIMRDSRRYREIEVPRSMVHDPEHRMEESRIVYKTRDVYQRPIDEIDTPRFPVEYEKGEAIFARVVNPSVKIMKVERDVEEYNRYSDNSQYDNVPIRMRGSSRMTGQHRDVSFNVPPPPKDYRSRRSKDDIEMLEEYLGVLKTTGTQTAPSSPTDPGYVRHTASNWPQDVKSIPRPTLEHPRV, encoded by the exons ATGTGGAACCGCAAGGTGTTCATCAGAATAGTCGAAGTG CTCCTGTGTGTCGCTTGCGTTGTGGCGCTTCGAGTGACGGACGATGAGAGCCGAAGGGTGTTCCATTACCTGAGGAATCGCAGCAGGGAGTGGTCACTGCTGAATAACGTGACGTGGGGAGCGATAG GTGCTGCCCTTGCGACGGCCACATGCGGCGGATACATCATCGTAACGACGGGTCTCCTGATCGGCTCGGCTACTGGAGAACTCCGCGGTCGAAAGACG GAATTTTTTCTGCTCGCCCTGGGCGTGATTCTCTTCGGGATAGTCGGCGCTCTGTCTCTGGCGTCCATCGACAGCGTTCCCGAGGACCTGGTTGACAATGCCGCGGTTTTAGGAGCGCTATGCCTGGTCACAGCATTGGTGTTCATCGGGGATCTGCTGATGAGCCCACCCCGCCAGAAAGACAAGCAGGACAAGGCGCAAATCATCGAGAAAGACTCTG AGAAACGGGTTACACCGGTGGTAACCGCCGAGGACGCTAGAAAGGGAAAACCCACCGTCGTCAAGATCTCCGAGGATGAAAACGGTCGCGTGAACGATGCCTTCCAGAAAGCAGATGACCGTGATCACGCGAGGTCGCAGCAGGAATCGTCCGGCGCACATCCACAGGATGCCCGGGACGATCGTCGCGGCGATCAAGAGCCAAGAGAGAGTTTCGAGAACGGCCGGATCATGCGCGACTCGCGACGGTACCGCGAGATCGAGGTGCCGCGCTCGATGGTCCACGATCCCGAGCACAGGATGGAAGAGTCGAGGATAGTGTACAAGACTCGAGACGTCTACCAGCGACCGATCGACGAGATCGACACGCCGCGTTTCCCGGTGGAATACGAGAAGGGCGAGGCGATCTTCGCGCGAGTCGTCAACCCAAGCGTGAAAATCATGAAGGTCGAACGAGACGTCGAAGAGTACAACAG ATATTCGGACAACAGTCAGTACGACAACGTGCCCATCAGAATGCGTGGCTCATCCCGGATGACTGGCCAACATCGCGACGTGTCTTTCAACGTGCCACCTCCGCCAAAAGATTATCGGTCCAGAAGATCCAAAGATGACATCGAGATGTTGGAGGAATACTTGGGCGTATTAAAAACCACCGGGACGCAAACTGCGCCATCCTCGCCAACCGATCCGGGATACGTTCGGCATACTGCAAGTAACTGGCCGCAGGATGTTAAAAGCATACCGAGACCTACTCTTGAACACCCTAGAGTTTAA